Sequence from the Deinococcus betulae genome:
CTGGCCCCGACCCCTCGCCGCCGTTCTGGAAAAACGCCACGACCGCGAAATTGGGGTTGCCCAGCGGGCCGTAGCCCTCATACCAGGCGTGGGTGTAGGCCAGCCCATCGTGGAAGCTACGGCCGTTCTCAGCTGTGCCGGTCTTGCCCCCTGTCCTCACGGGAAAAAGAGTGGGGCCAATCTCGTGCTGGGCAGTGCCGTAGCGGGTGCCGGCGGTGGTGCCGCTCATGCCGTCTTGCACGAACTTGAAGACATCGGTGTTGCCCTGTCGGACCACGTTGACCGCAGGTTTGCGCGGCTGCGGCTGGCCGCTCACCGCTTTCAGAAGCGTCAGGGGCCGCTTTTGCCCATTGTTGATGATGGTGGACATCACCGATACCACCTGCGCGGGCGTGACCAGCACGTCGCCCTGCCCGATGCTCATGTTCAGGCCAAAGCCGGGATACCAGGGCGCGGCGGGGTTGGTGTACTCGTCGGCCGTCATCAGCAAACCGGTTTTCTCGCCCACCAGTTCCAGGCCGGTGGGGCCGTTGTATCCCAGTTCGGTCAGGCGGCTTTTCAGTTGCCGGGCGTAGGCTTCTGGGCCGACCTGCGCCGCCGAGTGGTAATACCAGGGGTTGCAGGAGTAAGAGATGGCCAGGCGGCCGTCCACCATGCCCAGGCTGTAGTGTGCCCAGTTTCGCTTGGCCGTGCGTCCGTAGTAATAAACCGGGTTGCATGGCAGGGTAAAGTTGCCCCACTTCTCCACGTACATCAGGGTCGTGGCGATCTTGAAGACGCTGCCAGGGTTGTACGCCTGCACCACACGGTTGCTGGTCACGGCGTCCAGTTCGGCCAGGGGGCGGTTGGGGTCAATCGCCCAGTTCTTGGCTTTGGGGTCGGGGCTGGGCACGCGCGAGAACCAGTTGGGGTCGTAGGTGGGGCTGCTGGCCATCGCCAGGACCTCATTCGTGCGTGGGTCAATGGCGATGATGGCGCCGCGTGTGTACGGCTCGGCGGCTTTGCCTGCCCTGGCGCGGCCCGCGTTCACATCCGCCAGACCCTCACGCAGCGCCCGTTCGGCGGCAAGTTGCAGGCGCGAGTCAATGCTGAGTGTCACGTCTTTGCCCTTGGTGCCGGGGTCAATGACCCGCTCGGTCTGTGGCTTGCCGCTGGCCGTGACCTCGCGGCGGCGCAGGCCGTTCTTGCCCTGCAAGGTCGTTTGCAGGCTGTATTCCAGCCCGGAGCGGCCCACCAGATCGCCGGGCGCGTAGCCGCCTTCGGCCACCTGCGCCTCGCTGGCTTCCTGCACGTAGCCCAGCAGGTGCCCGGCCATCTTGCCTTCAGGGTAGACCCGTTCCAGGCGCTCACGCAGTTCCAGGCTGGGCACCAGCACGGTGTACTCGTACAGGGCCGCCAGCTTATCCTGCGGGATGTTGCGCGCCAGGACCGTTTCGGTCTCGCGCTCGAAATTGGGCTCGCGGGGCTGGCCGCCCTTCAATACGTCACCCTTGATGCCCGCCAGATACACAATCTTGGCCCAGGCGGGAATGGCCTGCTCGGGGTCCTTGGGGTTGCGGCGGCCGGTGTACACGAGGTCCACGGCAAGGCGGTTGGTGGCCAGCAGCACGCCGTCGCGCGTGCGAATCTCGCCGCGCAGGGCGCGCAGGGTCTCGTCGCGCTGGTAATTGCTGACCGACTGCACGGCGTACTGGTCATGCTGCACAACCTGCAACTGGTACAGCCGCGCCCCCAGCCCCAGCAGGCACAGGCTGAAGCCCAGGGTGATCCATCCGATGCGCGCCCCGCCCTGGCGCTCTCTGGCGCGCGTCCGCTTACGGCTGGCCGCACGGCGCCGCACGCGCGTGCGGCGGTCAATGAGGTCGCCTGCGCGGCTCATGCCAGGCCCTCTTCTGGACCAGACCGTGGCCCAAACGCCCAGACCACGGCCCGTTCCCACAGCGGAAACACCAGCAGTGTGCCCAACAGCAGCGGGGGCAGGGTGGCGCGCAGCAGGTCTGCGGTGACCAGATCGGTGCGCAGCCAGTAGGTCAGCAGCAAGAAGACCAGCCACTGCCCGGCCAGCGCCAGCAGCACGGTCAGCGGCGCCTGAAACGGCCCCGAGTCCACCACGTAGCGCCGCACGCCCAGCGCCAGCAGCGCGCCGCCCATCACGCCCGCCGCGTGCAGGCCCAGCACGCCGCCGCCCAACACGTCTTGCCCCAGGCCCACTGCGTAGGCGCCGGTCAGTGCCCACACCGGGGGCAGGCGCCACGCCAGCGCCGCGCCGGTCAGCAGAAACAGGTCGGGGGCCGGCACACCCGCCGCGTCAGCCAGGCGCGACAGGGCACTCTGAACCAGCAGCAGCAGCGCGGCGTAGCCCAGAACCCGCACCCAGCGGGCTGGCCCCCGCGCGGGGCGCAGGGCGTCGTACCTCACGGCGCCACCTTCATAACCCCTCCAGAATCGTCACGTCTTCCACCACGCCCACATCCACCGCCGGCTTGACAATCACGGTGCGGTTAATGTCATTGGCGCCCAGTGGCAGCACCTTTTCCACGGTGCCCACCGGAATCCCCACCGGAAAGACCCCCCCCAGGCTGTTCGTCACCAGCACGTCACCGGGCTTGATGGGCACTGAGCGCGAAAACTCGGCGCGCAGACGGTCTGGGGGCACGCCGCGCGCCACGCCGCGCCCGCCCCGGTTGCCCTGCAGGGTCACGCCGACGCTGCTTTCGGGGTCCACCAGGGCCAGCACTGTGGCGCGGGTCTCGCTGACCCCCGTGACCTGGCCGACCAGCCCGCGCGGCACCGTGACGGGCATGCGCAGCCGCACCCCGTCGCGCGACCCCTTGTTGACGTCCACGCGCGCCAGCAGCGGGCTGGGGTCCACGGCCACCACCTGCGCGATGCCCAGCGCGTTAGGAGCCTGGGTGGTCGTGATCTTGACGACCTGCCGCAGCCGCGAGACCTCGCGCGTCAGCAGTTCGTTGCGCTGGCGCAGCGCGTCATTCTGCTTTTGAAGCGTTGCCATCTGTCCGGCGCGCTGACGTTCCTGGGTCACGGTCAGCACGGCGCGGCGCAGATTATCGGCCGCCACCACCGACAGGCGGGTCAGCGGCGCGGTGCCGGCCCGCAGTGCCGTGGGGGCCACGACCTGAAAACGCGTGGTGACCATGCTCAGGCCCAGCAGTCCCAGCACGGTCAGCAGCGCGGCCCGCCCCTTCATGCTCCCCCCGTCTCCAGAAGACCGGTCGCCAGAGGGTCAGGCTCCAGCGCGCCCCACACCGGCACGCCGCAGGCCCGCAGCAGCCGGATGGTCACGCCCAGCGGCAGACCCACGACGTTGGTGTATTCGCCATTCAGGCGCTCAATCAGCGCGGCGCCCACACCCTGCACGCCGTATCCGCCGGCCTTGTCCAGCCCCTCGCCGGTGGCGGCGTAATACTCGATTTCGGTGGCAGACAGGGAACGGAACGTGACCTCTGTGCGCGCCACCTCTATCTGCTCCTGGCCTGCGTGCAGCACCGCCACCCCGGTCAGGACCTCGTGGGTGCGCCCCGAGAGCTGGCGCAGGAAAGCGGCGTTCTCGGCGGCGTCGGCTGGCTTGCCCAGCAGGGTGCCGCCCACCGCGACGACTGTATCGGCGGCCAGCACCACCGCGCTGCGATGATGTACGGCCACCGCGCGCCCCTTAAGCCGCGCCAGTTCGGCGGCCAGCCGCGCCGGGTCGGTCTCGGGGCTGTCCTCTGGTTCGCCGCTGACCTGCACGGTAAAGGTGACGCCCAGCCCACCCAGCAACTCGCGCCGCCGGGGGCTGCCGGACGCCAGCACCACCGCCGGCACGCCCTGGGCGGTGCCGGACTGCTCTGAGGTCACTTCAATACCCCTCGCCCATGCGCTCGCCGGCCACCAGGGCCACCCCGCCCGAGGTGCCCAGGCGGGTGGCGCCCGCCTCAATCATCGCCTTGGCGTCATCTGCGGTGCGTACGCCGCCGGCCGCCTTGATCTGGGCGCGGCCTGCAATGACCTCGCGCATCAGGCGCACGTCGTCCAGGGTGGCGCCGCCGGTGCCAAAGCCGGTGCTGGTCTTCACGAAGTCGGCGCCCCCGCGCACCGAGGCTTCGGTGGCCGCGCGCTTTTGCTCGTCATTCAGGTAACAGGTTTCAATGATGACCTTCAGCACCGCGCCTTCCGTGGCTCCGCGCACCGCACGCACATCGGCCTCAACGGCTGCCCAGTCGCCGTCCAGGGCTGCGCCGATGTGAATGACCATGTCCACTTCGTCAGCACCTGCCTGCACGCTGAGCCGCGCCTCGGCCGCTTTCTGCTCGGAGCTGACCGCCCCCAGGGGAAAGCCGCACACGGTGGCCACCTTGACATCACTGCCGCTTAGTTCCGCTTTGGCCAGGGGGATGTACACCGGATTGATGCAAATAGCGTAGAAAGCGTTCTGGCGGGCCTCGGCGCAGAGTTGGACGATCTCTGCACGGGTGGCGGTGGCTTTGAGGAGGGTGTGGTCAATGTACGGCGCAAGCTTCACGCCCCCCAGAATACCGGGCTTCCCTTAAGAAAGATTGAACCGAAAGGTGGAGGAGAGGCCAGTACGGTTCGCCGTCAAGCGCTCAGGCTGACCGGCGAGTCGTCGGCTAGAGACAACGGCTTGCCTCAGCGCTCTACGGAAAAGTAGAGGTCAGTCCGTTGGCCGGTTTCGATCAGCCGCGTCTTTTTCAGCGTGATGGAGAGATCCGCCAGGTGTTCAAACAACCGTTGCCCGCTGCCCAGGAGCTGCGGCATCACACCGATTTGCAACTCGTCCACCAGGCCCGCCCGCAGGAGGTGCTGGCCGATACTGGGGCCGCCGACCACGACAACGTCCTGCTCTCCGGCTACTTCTTTGGCCTGCCGCACCGCGTCTTCCGGGGTCCCGACAAACGTAATGCGGAGGCGGTCATTCTCTTTGGGCTTGGTTTCGGGTGGTCGCCGAGTGACCACGAAAATGGGCACCTGAAATTCATAGTCCTCGGCGTAACTGTCGGGATCGCCCGGTGCGTCAAAGGTCCGGCGGCCCATCACCACCGCGCCGGTGGTGCGCAGCGCTTCTTGCATGACCTGACTTTGCCCCAGTGCCCTCAGGTCTGGGTAAAGCAGGCCCACCTTCCCGTGGGCGTCGTTGATGAAGCCGTCCAGTGACATCGTCATGCCAAACACCACTTTCGCCATGTTGTCCCCCAGAGTAGAGGTGCAGCATACCTGGCCGCCTCGGCTCTGTTCTGCCTGGGCGGGCCGCTGTGCAAGGTGAACTGGCGCTGTGGCCGCTCCTTTGGCTTCAAGCCTCAGTGTGAGCAGCTGGGCAGGGCTAAGCCGGAGCACAAGTGGTGGTCCAGGCACCTGTTTGGTCTATTGGATGACGCGCCTCTGTCTACTCTCAAGGCGGAGGGGCTCCGCTAGGGACGACACCACGGGCCCGACGTTAGCTGACCTGAAGGGCGAGGGACGATGCTGTCCTCTGCCCCCCGGCACTGCCCCAGACTCCTTCTGCCGGACGCGCCTGATCTTCCTCGCGCTACCCTGGCCGCATGACCGATCTGTCACCTACCGACACCCAGACCAGTGTCCCGCAACCTGGCCAGCCCTTTCCCGACTTCGCCCTGCCCGACGCTCAGGGCCAGACCCACCGGCTGACCGATTACAGCGGGCGCTACGTCGTGCTGTATGTGTACCCCAAAGACGACACCCCAGGGTGCACCAAAGAAGCCTGCGATTTCCGTGACAATGCCCTGCTGAAGGGGCACGGGGCGGCTATTCTGGGCCTCAGCGCCGACGACGCCGAGAGCCACAGCCAGTTTGCTGAGAAATACAGCCTGCCTTTTCCGCTGCTGAGTGATGACGGCGCCGCGTTCCTGCGCCAAATTGGCTCGTATGGCACGAAAAATATGTATGGCAAGGTCACCGAAGGCATCAAGCGCCAGACCTTCCTGATTGGCCCAGATGGCCGCCTGGTCAAGAGTTGGCTGGCCGTCAAGGTGGATGGCCACGCCGACCATGTGGCCGCCGCCATCGAGAAAGACCGGGCGGCCCAGGGGCAAGCATGAGCGACCTGGAGGCCCTGAAGAAGGAAGCTGCCCTGCGCGCGGTGGCCCTGGTCGAGAGCGGGATGCGTGTGGGGCTGGGCACCGGCAGCACCGCCAAATACGCCATTGAGGAGTTGGGCCGCAAGCTCAGCAGCGGCGAACTGAGCGGCATCGTCGGTGTGGCCACCAGCGAAGCCAGCGACGCCCTGGCCCGCCAGGTGGGCATTCCCGTTGAACCGCTGGACCCCCGCCCGCTGGACATCGCTATTGACGGCGCCGACGAGATCGCTCCGAACCTCGACCTGATCAAGGGCCTAGGCGGTGCCCTCCTGCGCGAGAAATTGACCGAAGTGCAGGCGCGGCGCTTTATCGTGATCGCCGACCACACCAAGTTGGTCGAGCGAATAGGGGAGAAGTCGGCGCTGCCCATTGAGATTGCGCGTTTTGGCTTTCTGAGCACCATTGAGCGCTTGCGAGAAGTGCTCCCGGCAGGTCGTCTGCGTCAGAACGGCGCGCAGCCGTACGTCACCGACAACGGCAATTACATCTTTGACGCGCAGATTCCGGCGGAGCAGGACATCGCCGCTTTGGAGCGCACCCTGAAAGGGACGCTGGGCGTGGTAGACACCGGCCTCTTCCTGGGAATGGCCGAGCGCGCGTTTGTGGCGGCGCCTGATGGCGTAACCGAGTTGACCCCTCAGGGCCGCTGAGCCGCCTATGACGCCTGGTCCTGCTGTGGTCCTGCGTCCGGTCAGGCCCAGTGACGAGGCGGCGGTGGGGCGGGTGGCCTACCAGACCGGCTTTTTTGGGGACAGCGCCGCGCGGTACTTTCGTGACGCGGCGCTCTTTGCGGCGCTGTGGGTGGGGCCGTATTTCCGGGGCGGCGGCTTCGGCGGCTTCGTGGCGCAGCAGGGGCCAGAGGTGGTGGGCTATGTGCTGGGCTCGCCGTCGCCGTTGCTGTACCGCCGCGCGGTGCTGCGGGTCGTGGCGCAACAAGCGTGGCAGCTGCGGGCCCTACGAACAGGTTGGCCCTACCTATGGCGAGCCGCCCGCTGGCCAGGGCCTCACGCCGACTCCGGGCGGTTTCCGGCCCACCTCCACCTCAACCTGTTGCCGCAGGCGCGGGGCCAGGGGGCCGGAGAGGGCCTGCTGCGCGCCCACCTGCAGGTGCTGGCCGGAGCTGGAGTGCCCGGCGTGCAACTGGCCACGACCACTGAAAATGCCGCTGCTCTACGGCTGTACGCCCGGCTGGGTTTCACGGAAGCGGCCCGGCAGGTCACGCCGCTGTGGACCCCCTGGCTGAGCCATCCCGCCGAGCACCTGTGCCTGACCAAGGCCCTGAATCCAGCTGAGCCCTGACCGCACGGCTCTAGCTGCCGGCTGGTGGGCAGGAAGTCGGGGCTCATTCACAGGTCATTGAGATGTGGGCTGCTGCGTCGCCCTACCTGAACTCCCCCAGCGGCCTTGAGAGTCCGTCCCTCGGAGACCTTGGGTGCTACCGCTTCTCTCCCAGCGCTTCCAGCTGCCGTTCCAGCGTGGCGGCGTCATGCGTGGGGAGGTCACAGGCGTGATTCACGCAGAGGTAGGCAGTGCCGCCGCCCGGCCGCTCCTGAACCAGGGGCAGTGTTCCGCCTGCCTCACTGAAGGCCAGCGCGGTGAAGGGCAGGCTGAAGCGGGCAGCGGTGCGCTCCAGGTTCTCGCGTTCCTCTGAGGTGCCCAGGATGGCCAGTTCGGTGTGCGGGGCGTGCCAGAAAGCGGCGGCCTGCCACAGGCCCCCGAAGCCTCCGGCCGCAGCCAGCATGTCGGCACGGAAGGCGGCCAGCACGCGCCCAGCCTTCACGGCGTCGGCGTCATCGCCAAAGTAGCGGTACATCCACAGGCCCAGCAGCGCTCCAGCGGCGTTGTCGGACAGCACCGCGCTGTCAAAGCCGGGGGCGGGGCGGGTCAGTAGGGCTTCGGCCTGGCCACCGGACGCCAGGAAGACCCCAGCATCCTCCTGCCAGAAGTCGCGCACGCAGACCTGCCACAGGTCACGCGCCCAAGTCAGCCAGCGCTCGTCGCCGTCCGCCTGAAACAGCGCCACCAGCCCCAGGCCCACCAGCGCGTGGTCTTCCATCAGGCCTTGGACGCGCGCCTGCCCGCCAGCCCAGACGTGATACAGCCCACCTGCCTCACTGCGCATCTGATCGTGGAGAAACTGTGCCGTGCGCTGTGCGGTCTCTAAATACGCCTTTTCACCCAGAATCCGCGCGGCGTCGGCCCAGGCCGCCAGCGCCAGCCCATTCCACGAGGTCAGCACCTTGTCGTCGGTGCCCGGCTGAGGCCTCCCCTGGCGCAGGAGGTGGAGGCGCGCTTTCAAGTTGTTGAGGTGGGTCTGCACGGCTTCCTCAGATTCCTGGCTCTGTGCAGCCAGCTCAGCCACGCTCACAGCCACGAACGGCACGCTGCGGCGCCCGGCGTCGGGGCGGTGGGGGTCGTGAAAATTGCCGGGGTCCTCAATGCCCAGGTGGCGGCAGACCAGAGCGGCGTCTTCTGCACTGCCTAAGGCGGTTTCGATCTCGGCGGGGGTCCAAGTGAAGGTCAGCCCCTCGACGCCTTCAGTATCAGCGTCCTGGGCGCTGTAAAAGCCGCCATCCGGCGCGTGCATCTCGCGGGCCAGGTACGCCAGCGTGCCGCGCGCGGCGTCGGCAAAGGCGGGGTCACCACTCACCTGGTACGCCCGCAGCAAGGTACGGGTCAGCTGCGCGTTGTCGTACAGCATCTTTTCAAAGTGCGGCACGCGCCACTGCCCGTCTACGCTGTAGCGGTGAAAGCCGCCGCCCAGCTGGTCGTGGATTCCGCCCGCCAGCATGCGCCGCAGCGTGTGAAGCGCCATCAGGCGGCCGTCGGGGCGGGTTAGCAGAAAGTCCAGCGTGGTGGGCGCGGGAAACTTGGGCGCGCTGCCAAAGCCGCCGTTGGTGTCATCAAAGACGCGGCGCAGGTTGCTCACAGCGCGTTCTATGTCGTCCGGGGTTACCTCGGTCTCACCCGCCTGGGGGCGCGTCGCCTCGCGGATGTGGTCGGTCAGGGCCTGGGCGTTGCCGAGCAATTTAGTACGGTCATTGTTCCAAGCGTGCGCCACGCTGGCCATCACCCGGCCAAAGCTGGGCATGCCGTGGCCGTCGCGCGGCGGGAAGTAGGTGCCGGCATAGAACGGCTCGCCTGCTGGCGTCAGAAACACCGTCATGGGCCAGCCGCCCTGCCCGGTCATGGCCTGGGTGGCGGCCATATACACCGCGTCTACATCAGGCCGCTCCTCGCGGTCCACTTTCACGTTGACGAAGTGCCCATTCATGTACTCGGCCGTCGCCTCATCCTCAAAACTTTCGTGGGCCATGACGTGACACCAGTGGCAGGTGGCGTAGCCCACCGAGAGCAGCACCGGGACGTCGCGCCGCTGCGCCTCGGCAAAAGCGGCTTCGCCCCACGGCCACCAGTCCACTGGGTTGTCCGCGTGCTGACGGAGGTACGGACTGCTTTCTTGCGACAGGCGGTTCATGGCGTCAGCCTAGCCCGGCCGCCTACGGGGCCAACATGAACGCTGTCCCGGCTAGTCTTCACACCCATCTCAGGCACGCGGCACCGCAGACTGAGGCGTATGGCCGCGCCCGACCAGCTTTCTCCCGATCAGTCCCAGACCGCTGATTTTTCAAACCCCGTCCGAGTGCGCGCGGGGTTTTCGCTCACGTTTGAAGTGCCCTACCCCACGCCCATGTTGTTTGTGGTGCAGCCCGTCGACCGCCTGGAACCCACCGGCACCCGCCAGCGCATCGTCGCCGAGCGGCCCCTGGGCGCCGCCGAGGGCATTCACACCTACACCGACACGCATGGCAACCGCGTCTGGCGCCTACTGGCTCAGCCCGGCACCCTGACCATCGGCCACGACCTGATTGCCGAAACGACTCGCCTCCCCGATCCGGTCTTGCCCCATCTGCCCAAAACACTTGTAGAGGCGTTGCCGGACCACACCATCACCTACCTGCTGCCCAGCCGGTACGTGGACAGTGACCTGATCAGTGCCGAGGCCTGGGAGCGCTTCGGCCACATTCAGGGCGGCTGGGCTCAGGTGCAGGCCATCAGCGATCATCTGTTTGACGAATGCGTGTACGGCTACGGCTCGACCAGCGCGACCACCGCTCGGCAGGCACTGGACAGCAAGCGCGCCGTGTGCCGTGATTTTGCCCATATGGGCGTGGCGTTCTGCCGCGCGCTGAACATCCCGGCCCGCTATGTCTGCGGCTACATGCCCGACATTGACATCGCGCCGGACCCCGTGCCGATGGACTTTCACGCCTGGTTCGAGGCCTTTCTGGACGGTCAGTGGCGGACCTTTGATGCCCGCCACAACAAACCGCGCGCCGGACGTATTCTGATCGCGCAGGGGCGGGACGCCAGCGACGTGGCCTTCACGACCACTTTCGGTAGCGCCAAGCTAACCCATATGAAAGTCTGGGCCGACGAAACGAGCTTCGACATGACGCTGGATACGCCTCCGAATCCACGAATTTTCTAGAACCGGAGCAGGTGAATCCAGATTCGTGGAGGGGTGTGTCACCACTGTCTTGCCCAGGTTCCAGGCGGTTAGAGAAGGCAGGACACTAAGGGCGGCCAGATGCCGCCCAGTCTCCTCGTGCAGGGAGGAGCTGCTGTCACATCTTGATCAGAGTCAGCAGGGCGATACCGAAAGGCCTGGAGGGTACACAGCAGTATCCAGCACTGGTTCGGACAGGTTGAGGCCGCTTTGAAGCTGAAATTTAGCGGTCTGGACGGCATGGTTTCTCATGCTTCAAACTGGACGGCTAGACGGAGTTGCGACACTATCACTGCGGTAAACGAGGCGCCCTGGACCCTGCGCTTCGTATCTTTCAGGTGAAACACCAGCCCCTGGCCATTCTCGGCAAGGTTCGATATCAGCAGGGCCATGTTCGCGTGGGCCTCTAGCGCCAGACTTGGACCTGTCCGAGCGCAGTGGCGTCGCGCTGCTGGGTGTCCGCCTTACGCCCTCAATTCATGATCTTGAGCGTGAACCTTAGGCTGGCCTTTCCTCTGGCCGGAACGTCCGCCTGCCGGCTGAAACTGACCTGCCCATTCTGAGGCGCCTGCCCATCCACCCACACACTGCGCCCATACACCTGCTCCCGCACACTTACCCTCGTTGTGCTGGCCTTCGTGCTCACGAACGCGTACGTTACCTGGTAGGTGCTGCTGATCACCCGACCCTGCCCGTCCTTCTGCTGCCCCGTGCGTTTGACCGTCTTTGCGTACCGCAATTCTGGGTCCACACCCAGGTCGAGGTCCACCAGGGTGCCCGCCTGCACGGCTGGCAGTTGCACGCTTCCCACCAGCAGACCGTTCTCCCGCACATCCACCAGTCCCGTCGGGAGCGAGAGCGAGCTGGTGAACTTATAGCGGCGGCTGGTCTGCCCGGAGCGGTTCTGGGGCTCAAAGTACGACTGAACGCTGGCATACCGCGTAAAGCCACTGATCTGGGGCTTCAGGAAAGGCAGCGTGCGGCTCTCGCCCCGTCCGATTGTCAGGCCTCCGGGAAGGGCGTAGCGTTGCAGACCCCTCACCTCACCCACCACGTTGATCTGACCCGCTCCTGCGGTGTCAGAGACAGACATGGCGGCCGTGGTGGTGCCCGTCCTGGTCGCCATTTGCTGTTCGCTGGCGACCCCCGGTGTCACGGGTAGGGGATAGGCCTGATTCTGCTGCAGGACACTGCCCCCAAAGAGGTCCACTTTCTGGGCGCCAAACACCTGATCACTAAAATTGCTGATCTGCGCCAGGGCGGCCAGACTCGCCGCCGCGCCGTTCAGATTGAGTTCATATCGGGGGCGCCAGACCAGCGCCTGCGTCCGGTACACGAGGCTGGCATTGTTTGCCGCATTGGTTCCACTCAGGCGGAGGGTCACGCTACCCTGCAGGGGCGGCAGGGTGCTGAAGGCCAGCTCGCTGCGCTGCGCGTGAACATACTCGCCAGATGTCAGTTTCAGCAGCAGATCCTCTGCGCGCTCAAGGGTTGCTGGCACGGGGGCCTGGCCGGCGCTGGTCCAGGTCACGCGCTCGCCCTCCTGGGTGCGCAGCCAGTCGAGTTCAGCCGGCTGTAACACGAATGCCGCAGGCGCCGCCCCAATGACCGCAAAACTGGCCGGTTGAATCCAGCGCCACTGAGCGAACGGAAAGGTTAGTTCTCTCGCTGGGATCGGCGCCTGAACCTCCGTGAACTGCGGGTAGATGCGTAGGTCGGTGGCGAAGGCCGTGGAAGGAAGAAGAGCGAGCAGCAGAGCAGCAATCCGGTTCATGGGCACCTCGTAGATATGAGCTGCACCATGCTGGCACGCCATCCTGATCGTGTCCTGCGGAGATGAGGATGCTCCGCGAAAACTGTCCTAACCATTGATCCAGGCATAGGCCGCGAAATTGCTGGTCTAATCTCCAACGATTGTCTGGCCTACCGGCCCTGTAGCGAAAGCACCGAACAGAAACAAGGTGATAGTTGGTCACAGGGCTAATTTCACACCTGGAAAGAGCTGAGTGATTGCCAACCCCAGCCAGTCATTGATGGGAGTAGCCACAGGACGTTGAGCCGGGAGCACATCAGTCGCGGCGCCCACGCTCAGTCCTGCGTCCCTTCTGCGCTGCTACACTTCTTTGTTATGGACTTGAAGGCACACCTTAAAGCCGCTGTCGAGGCCGCCGCCGCCCAGATGGGCGCGCCACTCGAAGCGGCCATTCAGGAAACCCCGGCGAATAAACCGGGCGATTACGGTACGCCAGCCGCCTTTCAGATGGCCAAAGCCCTGGGCCAGAACCCGGTGCAGGTCGCGCAGACCCTGGCCCAGACGGTGCAACTGCCGCAGGGCATCAGCCGTGTGGAAGCTGCCGGCCCCTTCCTAAATTTCTTCGTGGACACCGCCGCTTTCGTGAGCGGTGTGGTCGACACGCCCTTTGCTATGCCGGCCCGGGGCGGCAAAGTGGTCATTGAGCACACCAGCGTCAACCCGAACAAGGAGCTGCATGTGGGCCACCTGCGCAACGTGGTCCTGGGCGACTCTATGGCCCGCATCTTCCGTGCAGCGGGCTTCACCGTTGAAGTCCAGAACTACATTGACGACACGGGCCGGCAGGCGGCCGAGAGCCTGTTTGCTATGACCCACTACGGCCGCGAATGGAACGGCGCGCAGAAGTACGACCACTGGCTGGGCGAGGGGTACGTTCAGCTGAACGCCGACCCCGCCAAGGCAGGGCTGGAGGCAGGCATCCGCGACGTCATGCACAAGCTGGAAGAGGGCGCCCTGCGGCCCAAGGTCGAGCAGACCGTTAAGGCCCAGCTGGAAACCTGTTTCCGCATCGGCGCGCAGTACGACCTGCTGGTCTGGGAGTCGGATGTGGTGGGCAGCGGCTTTCTGGCGCAGGCCATGAATATTCTGGAAGGCAGCCGCTACACCTCGCACCCCACCGAAGGCAAGTTTGCCGGCGCCTTCGTGATGAACGTGCAGGAATTTATGCCGGGCCTAGAGGAATCGAACGTGGTGCTGCGCCGCAGCGACGGCACCGCCATGTACGTGGCCAAGGACATTGGCTATCAGTTCTGGAAATTTGGGCTGTTTGAAGGCATGAAGTTTAAGCCCTTCATGACCGATCCCGCCGGGCATGCCATCTGGACGAGTGCCCCCGACGGTCAGCCCGATACAGAGAGGCGCTTTGGACATTCGGACGAGGTCATCAACGTCATTG
This genomic interval carries:
- the rpiA gene encoding ribose 5-phosphate isomerase A codes for the protein MSDLEALKKEAALRAVALVESGMRVGLGTGSTAKYAIEELGRKLSSGELSGIVGVATSEASDALARQVGIPVEPLDPRPLDIAIDGADEIAPNLDLIKGLGGALLREKLTEVQARRFIVIADHTKLVERIGEKSALPIEIARFGFLSTIERLREVLPAGRLRQNGAQPYVTDNGNYIFDAQIPAEQDIAALERTLKGTLGVVDTGLFLGMAERAFVAAPDGVTELTPQGR
- a CDS encoding GNAT family N-acetyltransferase produces the protein MTPGPAVVLRPVRPSDEAAVGRVAYQTGFFGDSAARYFRDAALFAALWVGPYFRGGGFGGFVAQQGPEVVGYVLGSPSPLLYRRAVLRVVAQQAWQLRALRTGWPYLWRAARWPGPHADSGRFPAHLHLNLLPQARGQGAGEGLLRAHLQVLAGAGVPGVQLATTTENAAALRLYARLGFTEAARQVTPLWTPWLSHPAEHLCLTKALNPAEP
- a CDS encoding thioredoxin domain-containing protein is translated as MNRLSQESSPYLRQHADNPVDWWPWGEAAFAEAQRRDVPVLLSVGYATCHWCHVMAHESFEDEATAEYMNGHFVNVKVDREERPDVDAVYMAATQAMTGQGGWPMTVFLTPAGEPFYAGTYFPPRDGHGMPSFGRVMASVAHAWNNDRTKLLGNAQALTDHIREATRPQAGETEVTPDDIERAVSNLRRVFDDTNGGFGSAPKFPAPTTLDFLLTRPDGRLMALHTLRRMLAGGIHDQLGGGFHRYSVDGQWRVPHFEKMLYDNAQLTRTLLRAYQVSGDPAFADAARGTLAYLAREMHAPDGGFYSAQDADTEGVEGLTFTWTPAEIETALGSAEDAALVCRHLGIEDPGNFHDPHRPDAGRRSVPFVAVSVAELAAQSQESEEAVQTHLNNLKARLHLLRQGRPQPGTDDKVLTSWNGLALAAWADAARILGEKAYLETAQRTAQFLHDQMRSEAGGLYHVWAGGQARVQGLMEDHALVGLGLVALFQADGDERWLTWARDLWQVCVRDFWQEDAGVFLASGGQAEALLTRPAPGFDSAVLSDNAAGALLGLWMYRYFGDDADAVKAGRVLAAFRADMLAAAGGFGGLWQAAAFWHAPHTELAILGTSEERENLERTAARFSLPFTALAFSEAGGTLPLVQERPGGGTAYLCVNHACDLPTHDAATLERQLEALGEKR
- a CDS encoding transglutaminase-like domain-containing protein, whose protein sequence is MAAPDQLSPDQSQTADFSNPVRVRAGFSLTFEVPYPTPMLFVVQPVDRLEPTGTRQRIVAERPLGAAEGIHTYTDTHGNRVWRLLAQPGTLTIGHDLIAETTRLPDPVLPHLPKTLVEALPDHTITYLLPSRYVDSDLISAEAWERFGHIQGGWAQVQAISDHLFDECVYGYGSTSATTARQALDSKRAVCRDFAHMGVAFCRALNIPARYVCGYMPDIDIAPDPVPMDFHAWFEAFLDGQWRTFDARHNKPRAGRILIAQGRDASDVAFTTTFGSAKLTHMKVWADETSFDMTLDTPPNPRIF
- a CDS encoding arginine--tRNA ligase, giving the protein MDLKAHLKAAVEAAAAQMGAPLEAAIQETPANKPGDYGTPAAFQMAKALGQNPVQVAQTLAQTVQLPQGISRVEAAGPFLNFFVDTAAFVSGVVDTPFAMPARGGKVVIEHTSVNPNKELHVGHLRNVVLGDSMARIFRAAGFTVEVQNYIDDTGRQAAESLFAMTHYGREWNGAQKYDHWLGEGYVQLNADPAKAGLEAGIRDVMHKLEEGALRPKVEQTVKAQLETCFRIGAQYDLLVWESDVVGSGFLAQAMNILEGSRYTSHPTEGKFAGAFVMNVQEFMPGLEESNVVLRRSDGTAMYVAKDIGYQFWKFGLFEGMKFKPFMTDPAGHAIWTSAPDGQPDTERRFGHSDEVINVIDSRQKHPQMLVKSSLGVAGETDKEARSVHLSYEFVNLNGQTISGRKGITLAVDTALEEASKRGFAELSEKNPELAGRDDAQEIARRIGVGALRFAMLRNEPSRSFDFDLEKASSLSGDTAPYIQYAAVRAASILRKAQAAGYSVDGTGANWDAVPEVDLILAKQVAKLPEIVAQAVRLHSPHGVAQYALDLATTFNAWFNAKDKQGKPATNVLQSPEGLREARLALVARLRAAFEDTLGLIGIEIPAAM